In the genome of Carnobacterium viridans, one region contains:
- the cas9 gene encoding type II CRISPR RNA-guided endonuclease Cas9 (Cas9, originally named Csn1, is the large, multifunctional signature protein of type II CRISPR/Cas systems. It is well known even to general audiences because its RNA-guided endonuclease activity has made it a popular tool for custom editing of eukaryotic genomes.) yields the protein MTKLILGLDIGISSVGWGIIDEETGDIKDAGVRLFEEATRNANEDRRSFRSSRRLKRRRKHRLDRTKDLLEESGFSTIDIQPINPYEARYNAIYESVSKEELAAALYHLVKRRGTTLDTPLEEEKTSGNELSTKEQLKRNGEKLKDKFICEIQLEKLHNGEVIRDHTNRFKTSDYVKEATVILEKQQEVYPEITEKFKECYLSLITSRRMYYDGPGSKKSPTPFGQYFIGADGTLKHETMINKMRGRCTYLPDEPRIAKMSYTADLYNVLNDLNNIQYPSSETGKMDHLSMKDKQYLINNFIKKGKRVTLNIIAKYLDVSNPDDIKGARIDLKTNKPIFTDFIGFKKLLKLLESVSVPEGFFDNTDVLDDIAEILTAEKSLIRRKEQLTDVFNTAYQDDLKEITEALLNDTAFKEYHALSKKAIQLILPELWETSKNQMQLFTEHGLGKSRMEKLQSGTKIQFDDEAILSTVAKRAHREAIKVTNAVRKQYGELDYVVVEMAREKNSEDERTKYNDAQRNQGKFEKKICDLLEVKNLKDLRLNGNKHMALKLWDAQDGKCAYSGKHIAISDIVYDFTKFEIDHIIPLSYSFDDSQQNKVLVYHKENQLKGQLTPWQYFQSGKASRSFEEYKLDCLNLFKSRRISNKKLGYLLEQRDVQHDEEIQKDFINRNLVDTQYAMRSFSSSLRTFYQNNAIPTQVLSIRGSFTAALRRRTKLRKVRDDGHHHHAIDALIVAAIGRMPLFKQLKNTSFSTEGLAVDTDTGEILEEGQLFDNKSLKFISQLRNYEDRIKYSHKVDRKPNRTMSNQTLYSTREKDNEKYVVGKVKNIYQLDKKGFDGLKKKIDANPDNFLMAQHDPKTWSLLLNVMNAHSHADNPFQDFYKEHGYILKDGKVPVKSLKFLDSKLGIHVDITDKYNSKKNNVVLLSRKSIRVDIYMNDGGKYKYLGVPYNWFRKVDGVYTLDMSLYNGKDGRNAPYKQIDESYEFQFSLYKNDMISYDKVEKIKDSVTEKSNNKLVKYDKLFRGDNNPRQNMIEVEDLELKTIKRQLPTLGPLANLTKVHVDVLGNQYPVKKEVFTPFLNEQSITKNSSIKGLQNI from the coding sequence GAGTCTGTTTCTAAAGAAGAATTGGCTGCAGCTTTATATCACTTGGTGAAACGCAGAGGGACAACTTTAGATACACCTTTGGAAGAGGAAAAGACAAGCGGCAATGAATTATCTACCAAAGAACAATTGAAGAGAAATGGTGAAAAATTAAAAGATAAATTTATTTGTGAAATTCAATTAGAAAAATTACATAATGGTGAAGTCATTCGTGATCACACCAATCGTTTTAAAACATCCGACTATGTAAAAGAAGCTACTGTTATCCTAGAGAAACAACAAGAAGTCTATCCTGAGATCACTGAAAAATTTAAAGAATGCTATTTAAGTTTAATCACTAGTCGCCGGATGTATTATGATGGACCAGGATCTAAAAAATCCCCTACTCCATTTGGACAATATTTTATAGGAGCCGACGGGACATTAAAACACGAAACCATGATCAATAAAATGCGTGGCCGTTGCACGTATCTTCCAGATGAACCAAGAATTGCTAAGATGTCTTATACTGCCGATTTATATAATGTATTAAATGATTTAAACAATATCCAATACCCAAGTTCAGAGACCGGAAAAATGGATCACCTTTCAATGAAAGATAAACAGTACCTAATCAATAATTTTATTAAAAAAGGAAAAAGAGTCACTTTAAATATTATTGCTAAGTATCTTGACGTGTCTAACCCAGATGACATTAAAGGTGCTCGAATTGATTTAAAAACAAACAAACCCATTTTTACTGATTTTATTGGATTTAAAAAATTATTAAAATTACTAGAATCTGTTTCCGTTCCTGAAGGATTCTTTGACAACACTGATGTACTGGATGACATCGCTGAAATATTGACAGCAGAAAAAAGCTTAATTCGCCGTAAAGAACAGCTCACCGACGTTTTCAACACTGCTTATCAAGATGACCTAAAAGAAATTACAGAGGCATTATTAAATGATACTGCTTTCAAGGAATACCACGCTTTATCCAAAAAAGCGATTCAATTGATTTTGCCAGAACTATGGGAAACGAGCAAAAATCAAATGCAATTATTTACTGAACACGGCTTAGGTAAAAGCCGCATGGAAAAATTGCAGTCTGGAACTAAAATCCAATTTGACGATGAAGCGATTTTAAGCACTGTTGCTAAACGTGCCCATCGTGAAGCGATAAAAGTAACAAATGCTGTCCGTAAACAATATGGTGAACTGGATTATGTTGTAGTTGAAATGGCACGGGAAAAGAACAGTGAAGATGAAAGAACAAAATATAATGATGCTCAAAGAAATCAAGGGAAATTTGAAAAGAAAATATGTGATTTGTTAGAAGTTAAAAACTTAAAGGATCTACGTTTGAATGGGAACAAACACATGGCTCTTAAATTATGGGATGCCCAAGATGGAAAATGTGCTTATTCTGGAAAACACATCGCAATATCTGATATTGTTTATGATTTTACAAAATTCGAAATTGATCATATTATTCCTCTTTCCTATTCTTTTGATGACAGCCAACAAAACAAAGTACTGGTTTACCATAAAGAAAATCAACTTAAAGGACAATTGACTCCATGGCAATATTTCCAAAGTGGGAAAGCAAGCCGCTCGTTTGAAGAATACAAATTGGATTGTCTGAATTTATTTAAATCTCGTAGAATCAGTAATAAAAAATTGGGTTACCTTCTAGAACAACGGGATGTCCAACATGATGAAGAGATTCAAAAAGACTTTATTAACCGAAACTTGGTTGATACACAGTATGCAATGAGAAGCTTCTCCAGTTCGCTTCGTACTTTTTACCAAAACAATGCTATTCCTACACAAGTATTGTCTATTCGTGGCAGTTTTACAGCAGCATTGCGCAGACGCACAAAACTAAGAAAAGTTAGAGATGACGGACACCATCATCATGCTATCGATGCTTTGATTGTTGCTGCTATTGGTCGGATGCCATTGTTTAAGCAATTGAAAAACACTTCTTTTAGCACAGAGGGTCTTGCAGTCGACACAGATACAGGTGAAATTTTAGAAGAAGGTCAATTATTTGATAATAAATCATTGAAGTTTATCAGCCAATTAAGAAACTACGAAGACAGAATCAAGTACTCACATAAAGTCGACCGTAAACCAAACCGGACGATGTCAAATCAGACACTCTACTCTACCCGTGAGAAAGATAACGAGAAGTATGTAGTGGGGAAAGTCAAAAACATTTATCAATTGGATAAAAAGGGATTCGACGGATTAAAGAAAAAAATTGATGCCAATCCTGACAATTTCTTAATGGCTCAGCATGATCCCAAAACATGGAGTCTGCTGTTGAATGTTATGAATGCTCATAGCCATGCAGACAATCCTTTCCAAGATTTTTATAAAGAGCACGGATACATTCTTAAAGATGGTAAAGTTCCAGTAAAGAGTTTGAAATTTTTAGATAGCAAACTAGGGATTCATGTAGATATTACAGACAAGTACAATAGCAAGAAAAATAATGTCGTTCTATTGAGCAGAAAAAGTATTCGTGTAGATATTTATATGAATGATGGAGGTAAATATAAGTATCTTGGTGTTCCATATAATTGGTTTAGAAAAGTTGATGGAGTTTATACATTGGACATGAGTCTGTATAATGGAAAAGATGGAAGAAACGCTCCCTATAAGCAAATTGATGAGAGCTATGAGTTTCAGTTTAGTTTGTACAAGAATGATATGATTTCTTATGATAAAGTTGAAAAGATTAAAGATTCTGTTACTGAAAAAAGTAATAATAAATTAGTAAAATATGATAAATTGTTTAGAGGAGATAATAATCCTAGACAAAATATGATTGAAGTTGAAGATCTTGAACTTAAAACTATAAAAAGACAGCTACCAACTCTTGGACCTCTAGCTAACTTAACTAAGGTACATGTGGATGTTCTTGGCAATCAGTATCCAGTTAAAAAAGAAGTTTTCACTCCTTTTCTTAATGAACAATCTATTACCAAAAACTCCTCAATAAAGGGTTTACAAAATATATAA